The genomic region GGCCAAGTGGTCTAAGGCGCCATTTTTGGCTCTGGTCCGAAAGGGAGCTGTCATTTTGCACTGCTTTGCAACTAGTGgcttttggggttttttttggCACTGCTTTGCAACCAGGTGGCTGAACTTCTTGTCCTTTGGTGGCTTAACCTGCTTGGCCCTGCTTTGCAACTAGGTGGCTAAACTTCTCGTCCTGTGATGAGCCTTTGTTGGCTTAACCTGCTTGGCAACTAGTGGCTAAACTTCAATGAAAGAACTGCAGTTTCATTGGAAGTCTGCTCCAAAGCTGCTCTACCAAGAACTAAAGCATCCTCTGCAACACTGGTGCTGTCATATATTTAAGTTGAGCTTTTTAGAAGTTCTGGAACAGTTTTTAATGGCGGCATGGTGTCGAATAAGTCCACCAGTTCTGGCCAGCAATGCTCTGAGTTGGTTTTGGAGACAACAACACTCATAGTATATGAAACAGAAGGCTTACCAGTACGGTAGAAAAGGAATTGAAAGGGTAAGTGTCTAAGCTTGTGTAACAGGGCAGATAATCTCCCGTTAAATAGCTTTTCTTTTTGTGAAGATTAGAATTGGTGCAAATTCTATGTTTTTTGTCAAAAAAGAAGCTTTTGAATAGAGATCATGGATGGTCAATAACCTATTGCTTTTGCAGTACCTCATATTTGGTTGTCATTTTATACAGTTTCTCAACTTCAAATCAAAGTACGTTAGACATTGTCAAATTTTCAAGAGCATATTCTAATAATTTTCTACAATTTATAATggttatttttcattaatggATTTCTTGGGAATTTTATAATGGGATTATGTTATGATGATAAGTGCAGAAACTTTTTGAGAAAGCTAAAACAACTCGATATCAAAAGATTAAATACTATAACTCTTTAAAGCTCAAAATTATAGAAGTGTCATACATAAAACCCTATAAAATAATGGCTTAAAGAAGGAATCATATTGCGCAATATAAGGTATCATATTCCCTTCTCTTCAATGGCAAGCAGCTTTGCAATGAGATCATCCATAGAGCTGTTGAAAGCTGTCAACTTCTTTGCTATTGCAGTGTTGCCTATGATCCAAAGAGAGTGCTACTGCCTATTGTTATAAGAAGAACATGGAAAAATCCCCCTGCAAATTGGTATAAACTTAACTCCGAAGGTTCATCCATTGAAAACCCCAAGTGTCGGTGGAGCTGGGTTCTTATTAGAGAGGATGAAGGAACTGGGTTACTGGTTGCTTCAGGCACATCCCACACATTACTAGCATCAAAGCAGCTTTGGGGCACGTAGAGATGGTTTAAACCTTGCTGTCTCCCTTTACATTAAATCTTGTGGTGGAACTTGATGCCATGGCAGTCAGTAGCTTCATTCAGCACATGGTCAAGTATGAGTAAGCTGAGGTTGTTAGGCTGTTGATCAAGAAGTTAATTAGTTGTTAGCTGGTTAATAATCAGTTGTACAGTTGTACTTCAACTGTAAATACGTGTATTGATGCTAGTCAGGAATAAGACTAATACCATTCTATTTTCTCtagtttgttttcttcttcagttGCATTTGTTCATACCTTTTGAGTCTTTCAAgcatggtatcagagctagcctAACTTGTACACAAAAGTAAGATGACATATCAGCTATTACattaattcaaatcaaacaaCATATCCTACTAACTTTGCTATCAAATTACATGGGAACTAGACAAGGTTACATAGgaacaaattaatcaaaatatgtTGTTGCATTCGGATCAGCTCTATTTCTGCACTTCAAACAGTGTTGCTACTGGTGTTGTGATGAATTGCTACTAGTCTTCTGTTGCAATGCAGGCCAAAGATTAACAGGTTAGCTATGTCTGGAGTTGGTTTGGAAGGAAACATTCATAGTCTCCGAAACAAAAGACTTCCCAATTGTTCAttttagaaacaaaaagaagGCGAAAACAAATGAAGTTGAAGATTACTTTGAACTAAatagctttttttttatttaagacaAATATTTGAGGTGAAAATTCCATGGTTTCCCAAAAAAGAGCTTTTGAATAGAGATCATTGATGGTCACTATGTTGAAATATGTGAAACCcatatattttggtatatattttgggatatattttaaagttatttaggtagataaatcttatttaggtagataaatcttagaataaatcatttgagatattctaagaatattttattttatcatttagtagtttattagaataaggaaATTATTTTCCgtatcttttagtagtttattagaataagggaattatttttctaattaggttatttctctatttaaattcaattgtttagttaataaaatatagagCAGTTTTATTAAATGCTCTCTTGAAAACTTTCAtagtatcagagctaggttATCTCTAGTAGCATCATGGTTAAAACAGCTTTCATTGGAGATAAGAGATCCAACAATCAAACAGAGGAAGAAAGTTTTACCGTTGAAACAACTAATGAAAATTATGAGGGCCAAAGTTCTCTAGAAGGGTCTCCATTTACTAAGGAACAACTAGAGCATCTATACAAGCTTTTTCAATCACCACAATTTCAGATGAATTTTTATCTTCCTAACTCATCCAATAATCCTTCTTCCTCCTTTGCCCAATCAGGTactgatttttctatttttttcagtGCCAAGCCTTGTAAAACAAACACGTGGATCGTTGATTCTAGAGCTAGTGATCACATGACTagtagtcattttcttttttcaaattacACACATTGTGcaggaaaaaaatcaaagtagcAGATAGGTCATTCTCGGCAATAGCCAGGAAATACACTGTTAAAATTTTGCCTTCCTTGGTTTTACATGATGTTTCACATGTGTCAAATCTAGCTTGTAATCTCATACCGATCAGTAAATTATCCCAATCCTCGAAttgtcatgttatatttgactcCTCTATGTGTAAATTTCAGGACATAGTCTCGGGTAGGATGATTGGCAATGCTAAAGAATCTGGTGGAATTTACTTTCTTGACGACGACCATCTAAGTCAACCAACAACTACTTTATGTTTAAATTCTGCTTCTAGTTTTGATAAGGTTATGATTTGGCATTATAGGCTTGGAcactttaatttttactatttaagatatttgttacctggtctatttaaaaataaaagtcctTCTTCATATCACtgtgaattttgtgaattggCTAAACATCTTCGGTCATTCTTCCCACCTCAAAATTATAAAGCTTCTAAACCTTTTTCGTTAATTCATAGTGATGTTTGGGGACCTTCAAGAGTCCTAACTTTTTCAGGAAAATGTTGGTTTGtcacatttattgatgatcatACTCGTATTTGTTGggtgtttttattaaaagataagtctgtagttaaaaatgtgtttcaatctttttatgCTATGGTGAAAACACAATTTGGTGTGAGAATAGAAGTACTTCGGAGTGACAATGGTGGGAATTTTTTAGTGACCAATTAGGTGTTTTCTTAACCAAACATGGTATAATCCAGGAAAGCTCTTGTACAAATACACAACAACAAAATGGGGTTGCAGAAAGAAAAAACTAACATCTTTTGGAAGTAACTAGAGCCTTGATGTTCACTAGTCAGGTACCACATTATCTTTGGGGTGAAGCCTTGTTAACAGCTACATATCTTATTAATAGAATGCCTAGTAAAACTCTAAACTATAGCTCCTTTCAGTCTCTTTAAAGATAACTTTCCTAACTCTAAATTGATCACAGATTTATCCCTTCGAGTTTTTGGGTGTAGTGTTTTTGTTCATCTTCACAACCAAGGTAAACTAGATCCTAGAGCAAAAAAAATGCGTCTTTGTTGGCTATGCTTCTAATAAAAAGGTTTAGAAATGTTACGATCCAATTGATAGGAAGATTATTATTACCATAGATGTCACATTTGTTGAAACGCAATCTTACTTTGATTCTAATATTCAGGGAGGGAATTATAGTAAGGAAGATTCTATAATTGATCAAGAAAACACTAGGAATATACAACATAGGGATTCTAATAATGGGGAAGGTGAATTTATGATTAACGCAGaaattaatgatgttaattttgttaatgaaaAGGAGTATGAAGGTGTAGAGTCTGATcatgagaataaagaacaaacaaaTGAGTTAATTGTTTACTCAAGAAGAAATCGAAATCAAGAAAGTGGAATCCACTAGATTCATCACCAAGAATCCGACCCGCAAGATCTTGTTAAAAGTTTAGGTAAAGCTCATAATCCAACCAATGAATTTTCTGATTTAGATATTCCAATTGCTAAAAGAAAAGGTGTTATAAATGTTGTCAAATATCTCATGTCTAACTTTGTGTCTTATAAAGCCTTATCTTCAACATTCTCAACCTTTGTTTCGTGTCTTGATACTGTGAAAATAcccaaaaatgtaaaaaatgctTTACAAGTTCCTGAGTGGAAGGAGGCTATTTTAAAGGAGATGTGCGCTCTTGAAAAAATAGGTACATGGGAAATAGTGAAATTACCTGTAGGGAAGAAAACTGTGGGCTGTAAATGGGTGTtcacaaccaaattcaaaccgGATGGATCTTTAGATAGATACAAAGCCCAACTAGTGGCTAAAGGGTACACTCAAACATACGGGATAGATTATCTTGAAACATTTGCTCCAGTAGCCAAATTAAATTCAGTTAGAGTTCTTTTATCAATTGTTGTTAATCTTGATTGGTCCTTTCAGCAGCTAGATGTGAAGAGTGCTTTCCTAAATGggaaacttgaagaagaagttTACATGGATCCTCCTCcaggttttaaagaaaaatttagaactCGAGTATGTAAGCTCAGGAAATCTTTGTATGGTCTAAAGCAGTCTCCCCGAGCTTGGTTTGAACGGTTCACTCGAGTTGTTAAAAAACAAGGTTACTTACAAGGGCAAACTGATCACACAATGTTCTATCGACACTCACAAAGAGGTAGAATAGCaattattatagtttatgttgatgatatcatTCTTACAAGAGATGATGTGGATGAAATAAGGCGTCTCAAGGAGCATCTAGCATTGGAGTTTGAGATCAAAGACTTGGGTCCTTTGAAATACTTTCTTGGAATGGAAGTTGTTCAATCAAAGAAGGGTCCTGTGGTCTCTCAGAAAAAATATGTGATTGATCTTTTAAAAGAGGCTGGGATGAGTGGTTTCCGCCCAACTGACACATCAATTGATCCAAAtgtaaaattcagaaataaagaAGGTCAATTAGTTGATAAAGGGCAGTACCAAAGATTAGTCGGTAAGTTAATTTACTTATCACATACAAGGCCAGACATAGCTTTTGCAGTGAGCTTAGTGAGTCAATTTATGCACTCCCCAATGGAGGAACATAAAGAAGTAGTGTTTCGGATTCTGAGATACTTGAAGAGTTCACCTGGAAAGGGcttattcttcaagaaatccGAACAAACAGATAGAAGATCTACATCAAGATACTGTACATTTGTTTGGGGAAACCTTGTGACTTGGTGAAGCAAAAAACAAAATGTTGTAGCAAGAAGTAGTGCAGAGGCTGAGTTTAGATCAATGGCTCaaggaatttgtgaaatgatgtggttaaaaagaattatggaaGAGCTGAGGAAACCAATAACTTCACCAACAAAGTTGTACTGTGATAGCAAAACTGTCATTAGTATTGCTCACAACCCAGTCCAGCATGACATAACTAAACATGTTGAGATTGATAGACACTTTATCAAGGAGAAAATTGAAGAAGGCCAAGTGTGCATAACAAAACAACAGATTACTGACATACTCACCAAAGGGCTCTCTAAGACaagctttgattttcttgtaagcaagtttccttatcttttagtagtttattagaataaaaaattattttcccaattaagttataactcttttctctatttaaattcagttatttagttaataaaatataaaacagctTTATTAAATGCTCTCTTAAAAACTCACATTAACCATTGCTTTTGCAGTAGGCAGTGTTTGGATGTATTGATATCATCATCCACATTTTGTcaacttcaaaataaattatataagacTGTCAAATTTTCAACTCTTGTTTATGGGTAGCGAACACTTgacatttatattaaaaaaactgtAAAATAATGGCCTAAAGAAAGTATCTAATAACAAAGTACATTTTCTCAGCAACTGTTAGATACTTCATTATTTCTCAACCCTAAACCTAATCTGCCATATATGTCATCCTTGCCTGAATGTTTCAATTGTTCATCTGATCAGGCTTTGCCATACTCCAAGCTTCAACATCTGCAGTGATTGTCTCAGTCCCATTGTTGAAGACAAACAAGTGAGCATCATCAAACACTGCTACCAATGGATATACTCTCGAAGTGATGCATGTTTTTCCCCCGGCCCCGAAACTCTCCACCACCGAGTAATCAATCTGCAGAGAACAGAAAAACTGAGAGAGtgagagaaagaagaaatattaTAAGGACAAGTTTAGCCATAGAAAGTCTATGGGTGAGCATAGTCTAGGTGAGCGGTCCTGAAATTAGAACCCCTTATCATCCATGTAGGGTTGGTTCTAAATGTTTTAAACCATGGGTTGACTTAGATTTCTAAGACAGTTTAGGACCAACTCTATGGTCATAAATGGTTTAGCGTCAACCCTAGAAGAAACAAAAGTTATTTGAAGGGCATGTATGTACCAAAGTCCTAAGTGAAATCTTATATGTATCATCCAAATCTACATCTACAAATCCTGCAAAAGATGGTTTGTATAGCCCCTCTTTCCTCAAGGATGAACTGCCACAATGTAACacaaaattgatcaaaatatatctaaaagtttgatataagaaaaaagaaatattgatTTGCAAAGGCAAAACAAACCTCCCAGAATCTGAGCATAAGAGAACAACATGCTTGTATAGACCTGTAAATACCCTGAAAAAAACAGGGGTATATTCTTCTAACTTTTCTGAAGCTAATGTTAGGAGCCCAAACGATCCAACGCCACCTTGAACAGTTGAACCCTTAAGGCCACAGAGATCCTGAGCATTGGTCCAGCTAGGATCAAACGGTTCAGCTTTGTCCAAGTTAGGTATGGAGAAGGTAATGTCAACATCAGCCTATGAAGATCATCAAACCAGTGAAACTCATgttcaaaacttggtttaattcaaatcaattaattaaaaagaaaaaaagggtttcAATCTAAAGAAGCACACCTGAGCAGCAGTAATTCCTTTGACTTCAATATGTTCTCCCGACTTGAGTTCTTGATTGCTCAATTGAACATTTTGGCCTCTAAGAGTCTCTATTTCTTCAATAGGCCATTGCAGCAACTGCTTCCCACTAGGATCAAGCCACACCTTCCTTGGAATTGCCTGAGAAAGCGCCATGAAAGTTACTTAACAAAGtatcataaaatcaaaacattatcaTACAAATCAATCAACAACATTACCTGAAGACCAGCCCATCCTTTCTGAACATCATCTTTAGCAGTATCCGATTCATTGGTCCAACCCCATAAAATCCTCCTATTCTTTGAAGGGTCAAAAAATGTCTTTGAAGCATAAAAATTCCCGTAGTCAAATCTAAGCCCATTCCAACCATCAACAAACCCCTTACCAACCACATATTTATCCCTTGCTTCTGGGAAATACGAACCTATATTATAATACTCATACCTTGTAAGATCTAAGCTTACCTTCAAAACATGCTTAACATTAGGGCCAAAAGCAGAGTTGTCAAGGCCAGTGTCCCCAGACAATGACACTGGGAAAAAATCTGCACATTCAAACATGCCAGTATTGGGCACCGAATGTAAAGGATGTTTGGCCTTTACCCATTTCCTGAAATCCCTACTTCTATACAAATAAGCAATCCCTCTCTGTTCCTTCGGCTAGCCACCACCATTCTCCAATGCCCACCGATCTTCCAAGCAGTTGTTGGGTCACGGAAAGCGGTTTTATTCATGGTTTCATCGGCAACCACGATAGGGTTGTCAGCCGGTTTGACCCATTTACGCAAATAAGGGTCAGATAAGTTCTCTGGAACAGCATAGTTTTGCACTTGATATTGATTAGGATCAATCCCTGTGTAGAAAATTACAGGCTTATTTTCCGGAAGAACCGTAGCGGATCCTGACCAACACCCGTTGATATCAAAAGATTCTGAAGGATAAATTGCAGGCTCGAGAGCTTCCCAATTGACCATGTCTTTGGATACTGAATGAGCCCAAACTATGTTGCCCCAAACTGCACCTTTGGGGTTGTATTGATAGAATAAATGGTAAATCCCATTGTAATACATAGGACCTGTTTGATAAAATGCGTGTGAGAATAACATAAACAATTACAACTTTCTAAAAAATGgggttaaaatgaaaaagaatcaTAGTTAAAAGGagtgtatgaaaattgaaatttgcagtgcttttttaaaaaaaaaaagacttaccATTTGGATCTGTCGCCACGGCGTTTATCGATTAAGCAATCCCCCATTGAACAATGCCAAAACAATTTGAAAAGTTagagtatatatatggaataaaAGGCGGCATCACGtgttaaactaatttaattattatttaaaaatttatataaataaaataaacagaataatttatttagccctcTATCTTTACGAAAAAATCATTATAaccttcatttaatttttatcttttttaatttttaaacttgtaTTATTTATCAAACCAGTCCAAAATAAATGGGAAAAGTTAATCTTTATTAACTTTACTAAACATAGATACCAcattagtatttaattaattttaaaataaaaaactaatataatttttttcacaaaattagaaggccaaataaattttatgttaacaaaACGAAAGCTAATAAAAAcaaagcaatatatatatatatatatatatatatatatatatatattagtggCGAAGCCAAGGCctgaaatgaaaaaattgtCACCTAAGCgtttttataacttataaacttttaaattaataatggtaaaatttcatgttaacccctaaaatgataaaattttatttaatcatttaaaaattataaaatataattaaaatggtgaaattatattttcaatgtcctgaaaacatacaatttaattccatctcctccaaaaaataaaataaaaaaacattaccGTTAATCCAGTTTTAGATTGTAAATGTGGATAAACCTTATGAAATGCTTCAACGACGCCAATCTTACTTATTATCTCACAAAACACccaattattaaataaactaacaaaatattttcGTAAACTCCATTGAAATTTCTAAAGTGAATGTTGAAATAGGATGGTGATTCATTTATGTAGGACtgaaatttaacaatttcaaaatatatataattttttaaatgtttagataagatagatttttatttgaatttaccagtaatttataatatcaacattaaatctacaattcttgattttcgttttttcttttttaaataactGAATTTTAAACGTAATTAGTGATAAACCTGGTTTACTCATGCAAAGCTAGTGtaacaaattatataattttataacttaattagtATATTATCCTATATATAGAAATACATTATCTTTACATAATCAGATATAAGATTTTTCAAGATtgtattaagaattttaattcaTCTAGTTAAAGATctcgattttgaaattgagcaaattggtccctcTCAAAAATATTAgagtaatttaatttgtattaatttcaaaagtaaacaACTAAAGATAATTAAGTACGGTGTTAATGTCTTCcgtcaattgtacataattttgattggtatagcAACAAATTGAACCTTcgatgtttacatattttgtcatgTTAACCTCAATTCTAATAAATTCAACATCAACATTTACACAAATGTTGCAGGACggatttgttaaattatgaccaatttgataaaatttataaactttgagagctaaaattattattatatcaatcaaaatcatatacaaTTGATAGAAACATTATCGTTGTGATTAATTGTCTTTAATTGCTTACTTTCGAAATTGatatagattaaattgtttttatttttttgagaggGACTGGAGAGGTCTTTTTACCATTCATCTACTTTTCggatttaaaaatgaaaacttaattattaacaccattaaaattcTTTGGTTaaagtcgattgagtcttagctcaacTGACATCGATATTATTGTTAATGCAAAAGGACGTAGATTCGAGTGCCTTGAAATGCATTGTCCCTTTTAGAGGAGCTATATATATCAAAAACAATGACTAAGAATTGTAGCTATAGGTACAAAAACAACCTGCCAATATATCAAGTAAACCAATTACCACTAGTCTCCTCATTGAAGTGGTGAAACTGGTTCGCATCTCGGACGATGATCGACCACTTTTTGTAATAGCCGATCTGGGTGTCAACGATCATGTGATTTGTTGATAAGATATTGATGTTTTAGTTTCGTAAACCTTAAAAGAAACCCGGGATTAGTCTGAATTCTATCATTTACAATGTCCTCGAAAACCCGAGACTGCCTGGTAGGAAGAAAACTATCCTGCCAATTACCAGTAGTCTCCACACGAACAAGCCCCCTCAATGAAGTGGTGAAACCGATTCGAATCTCGGACGATAATCGACCTCTTTGTAATAGCTGATACGAACTTTATAAACGTGTGGCAGTCACCGCAAACTCTAAGATTCTTTGTGATCCTGATAGGAGTTCCCTCAGGTGTGGCAATAAGACCAAACGTAATAGCCAGTTTTTCACTGTGTGTATACAACATTCCAACCTTAACTTCCTCATCAACATCGTGTAACACGAAGTTTGTGTCCGGAACATAACCAGCTAGCTCCAATTTCTCGATCAGACTTTTCAGCAATCCATAAATCTCCTTAGACAGAGGATGAGACTTGTCCCCAACACTAAACTGATGAATCTTGTTGTCAACCTCGATCCAGGTCCAACCCGGGATCTTTTTCAAGTTCCCTTTTGTCATTAAGTTCCTAACTTTTGCCATATCTTCCCACATACCGGCATTTGCATAAACGTTGGAGAGTAACACATAGTGACCCGGATTTTGTGGCTGCAGTTCGAGAAGTGATTTTGCAGCCCATTCAGCCAACTCTACATGTTTATGGATTCTACATGCTGCAAGAAAAGCACTCCATAGCCCTTCATCTTTCTCAACTGTCATGTTCTCTATTAACTTCAAGGCTTCATCAAGTCTCCCGGCTCGACCTAACAGATCAACCATGCAAGTACAATGCTTCACATCTGGTTTCACACCATATTTGTCCCACATAATGTTGAAAAGCTCAAAACCTTCATCAACCAAACCAGCATGACTACAAGCATATAAAAGTGAAACAAAAGTTATCCTATTTGGCATTATCCCACAATTCAACATCATAGGAAACAAATCAAGTGCTTTCTTGCCTTGACCATGATATCCATAAGCAGCAATCATCACACTCCATGATATTACATTCTTCTCTCGCATCCCATCAAATATTTCTCTCGCAAAATCAACACTACCACATTTTGCATACATATCAATCATTGCAGTACCCAATATTACAGTCAAACTAAACTTCattgaacatatataatcatGAACAAATCTAGCCTTATGCATGGCACCCAATTTTGAACAAGCGTTAACCACAGTCACCATTGTAATCTTATCAGGAACAATGCCTTCCTCTCTCATCCAATCAAACAAAACCAACGATTCGTTAGCATTCCCACACTCGGCATACCCATCTATCATAACAGTCCAAGTAACAAGGTCTTTCTTATGCATATCATCAAACAGTTTACGAGCATCATCAATAACCCTACATTTTGCATACATATCAACAAGTGCTGCACAAACAAAGTGATCCCAAGACAACCCAGATTTCAAAACAACACCATGAACCAAACTACCCATTAACAAATCCATCCTATCCCTACAAACTCTCAAAACAAAAGGCAAAGTATAATTATCAGGCTGAACACTACACCTAGTAAGCTCCTTAAAAGTTCTAAAACAATTCACAAAGTCACCATCTTTAGCAAACCCACCAACCATAACACTCCAAGAAACCGGGTCCTTCTCTCTCATTCCACCAAAAAAAGCATGAGCTTCATCTATAGCTTTGTGTTGAACGTATATGTAAAGGAGTTTGTTTGAAACGAAGAGGTTAGTTAATAACCCATTGGCAACTATTTGCGCATGAGCTTGTTTTATTTGAAAGATGTTTTTGCAGTTTAACAAAACAGAGACGAAATACTTGGGGTCTATATGGAGTGAAGGATGTGATTCCAACGGTTTTTGCGTATGGGTTTGGGATTTGAGGGAGGTTTCTTGAGTGTCTACAGTTGCAGCAAGTTGAGAAAGAGGTAAAAGGCGAAATCTTTCATGGTTTGCTGTAAGAAAGGTCTGAGTTTTCGTGAGCTTTAACATGGTAC from Gossypium raimondii isolate GPD5lz chromosome 1, ASM2569854v1, whole genome shotgun sequence harbors:
- the LOC105786331 gene encoding LOW QUALITY PROTEIN: beta-fructofuranosidase, insoluble isoenzyme 1-like (The sequence of the model RefSeq protein was modified relative to this genomic sequence to represent the inferred CDS: inserted 1 base in 1 codon), encoding MYYNGIYHLFYQYNPKGAVWGNIVWAHSVSKDMVNWEALEPAIYPSESFDINGCWSGSATVLPENKPVIFYTGIDPNQYQVQNYAVPENLSDPYLRKWVKPADNPIVVADETMNKTAFRDPTTAWKIGGHWRMVVASRRXQRGIAYLYRSRDFRKWVKAKHPLHSVPNTGMFECADFFPVSLSGDTGLDNSAFGPNVKHVLKVSLDLTRYEYYNIGSYFPEARDKYVVGKGFVDGWNGLRFDYGNFYASKTFFDPSKNRRILWGWTNESDTAKDDVQKGWAGLQAIPRKVWLDPSGKQLLQWPIEEIETLRGQNVQLSNQELKSGEHIEVKGITAAQADVDITFSIPNLDKAEPFDPSWTNAQDLCGLKGSTVQGGVGSFGLLTLASEKLEEYTPVFFRVFTGLYKHVVLLCSDSGSSSLRKEGLYKPSFAGFVDVDLDDTYKISLRTLIDYSVVESFGAGGKTCITSRVYPLVAVFDDAHLFVFNNGTETITADVEAWSMAKPDQMNN
- the LOC105786330 gene encoding pentatricopeptide repeat-containing protein At2g33760, translated to MLKLTKTQTFLTANHERFRLLPLSQLAATVDTQETSLKSQTHTQKPLESHPSLHIDPKYFVSVLLNCKNIFQIKQAHAQIVANGLLTNLFVSNKLLYIYVQHKAIDEAHAFFGGMREKDPVSWSVMVGGFAKDGDFVNCFRTFKELTRCSVQPDNYTLPFVLRVCRDRMDLLMGSLVHGVVLKSGLSWDHFVCAALVDMYAKCRVIDDARKLFDDMHKKDLVTWTVMIDGYAECGNANESLVLFDWMREEGIVPDKITMVTVVNACSKLGAMHKARFVHDYICSMKFSLTVILGTAMIDMYAKCGSVDFAREIFDGMREKNVISWSVMIAAYGYHGQGKKALDLFPMMLNCGIMPNRITFVSLLYACSHAGLVDEGFELFNIMWDKYGVKPDVKHCTCMVDLLGRAGRLDEALKLIENMTVEKDEGLWSAFLAACRIHKHVELAEWAAKSLLELQPQNPGHYVLLSNVYANAGMWEDMAKVRNLMTKGNLKKIPGWTWIEVDNKIHQFSVGDKSHPLSKEIYGLLKSLIEKLELAGYVPDTNFVLHDVDEEVKVGMLYTHSEKLAITFGLIATPEGTPIRITKNLRVCGDCHTFIKFVSAITKRSIIVRDSNRFHHFIEGACSCGDYW